A genomic segment from Bacillota bacterium encodes:
- a CDS encoding adenine phosphoribosyltransferase — translation MDLKSMIREVLDFPKEGVSFKDITTVIRDGQALRYCIRTMADYFRPKKPEIVVGVESRGFLLGAPLAYELGVGFVLVRKPGKLPAATERIQYQLEYGTDALEIHRDSFSPGTRVLMVDDLLATGGTIKAAAELVERLQGEIVGFSFLIELLYLGGRKKLEGYDVLSLVQYES, via the coding sequence GTGGATCTCAAATCAATGATCAGGGAGGTTTTGGACTTCCCCAAGGAGGGCGTTAGTTTCAAGGACATCACCACGGTGATCCGGGACGGACAAGCCCTGCGCTATTGTATTCGAACTATGGCGGACTATTTCCGTCCCAAGAAGCCTGAGATCGTGGTGGGGGTGGAATCTAGAGGCTTTCTCTTGGGGGCTCCCTTAGCCTATGAGTTGGGAGTTGGATTTGTCTTGGTGCGCAAGCCCGGCAAATTGCCGGCGGCCACGGAGCGGATCCAGTATCAACTGGAGTATGGGACCGATGCATTGGAAATCCATCGGGATTCCTTTTCCCCGGGCACACGGGTGCTGATGGTGGATGATCTATTGGCCACCGGCGGGACCATCAAGGCCGCCGCAGAACTGGTGGAGCGCCTGCAGGGCGAGATCGTCGGCTTCAGTTTCCTTATTGAGTTATTGTACCTGGGGGGCCGAAAGAAATTGGAAGGCTATGATGTCTTGTCGTTAGTACAATACGAAAGCTAG
- the recJ gene encoding single-stranded-DNA-specific exonuclease RecJ, with amino-acid sequence MKWVVRETDRARSRQLAAELGISPLLAQLLVNRGLRDAVAARAFLRPRLEALHDYHLLPDLEPAVTRLCQALENRERIVVYGDYDVDGLTATTLLVEVLNRLGATVDYYIPDRFTEGYGLHCEAIGALRERGCDLLLTVDCGAAAVVEAELAASLGIDLVITDHHEVGEQLPQAVGVVNPKRKDSGYPFRELAGVGVSYKLAQGLWERWTGTSFPIQEYLDLVALGTVADVVPLVDENRILVKFGLEQLARTRRIGLRALLELTQLEGELLEAYHVGFVLAPRLNAAGRMDHALGALELLLTTDLHRARELAQHLDRINRQRQVDEARIVEEAEGMIQDRGLLKDRALVLASPNWSSGIVGIAASRLVERYHRPTILIALDEGLGKGSGRSIPGFDLYEALGACQGSLVGYGGHTMAAGLSVQEELWNRFAQEFVAYANHRLTPEDIVPRLEIDTLVDLDELDLALVDEVAALAPFGPGNPRPLFGCRDVTVQSYRRVGNGDAHLQLWVRQGDRQLACIGFRMGDREEVLTAQVDLAFRVAKNQWQGEVSLQGQLVDVRPSVLPQAYHRARQVYDGRACTNKAQYLAELLPWEGKITVYAGVVPATDEELALWQRAGFTLKEERTFTGEGGLVRLEHPAGTVRLVHSLYLGEEVLAKMGDGALGVWGMPLGYGELVRLLTLVPASRIYFLISDDQVNKTKELLPFLCPDRKTLGRAYRQLQPGCTLEEFTGFVRDELLGLKGIEPGKALTNLVVRGILEIFCDLGLLQQDGGYLSVSHPGRKLDLTSSIRYNENKFLVKTFHRFSRYVLTQPVEKILGDLNSLETGATRRVLGGSQINDQGGFGLPQGGR; translated from the coding sequence ATGAAGTGGGTTGTGCGGGAAACTGACCGGGCCCGAAGCCGGCAGCTGGCTGCGGAATTGGGGATCTCTCCCTTGCTTGCCCAGCTTTTGGTAAACCGAGGCCTGAGGGATGCGGTAGCGGCCCGGGCCTTCTTGCGGCCCCGGTTGGAAGCTCTCCATGATTACCACTTGCTGCCGGATTTGGAACCGGCGGTAACGCGGCTATGTCAGGCTTTGGAGAATAGGGAGAGGATAGTGGTTTACGGGGATTATGACGTGGATGGTTTGACGGCCACTACCCTACTAGTGGAGGTTTTGAACCGCCTGGGCGCTACCGTGGATTACTATATCCCCGACCGCTTCACCGAAGGTTATGGACTCCATTGCGAGGCCATAGGGGCCCTACGGGAGCGGGGCTGTGACCTTTTGCTTACGGTGGACTGCGGGGCCGCCGCCGTTGTAGAGGCGGAATTGGCCGCTTCTTTAGGGATCGATTTGGTGATTACGGATCACCACGAAGTGGGGGAACAACTGCCCCAGGCCGTTGGGGTGGTGAACCCCAAGCGGAAGGACAGTGGGTATCCCTTCCGGGAGCTAGCGGGGGTGGGCGTAAGCTACAAGTTGGCCCAAGGGCTGTGGGAGCGTTGGACTGGGACTTCCTTCCCCATCCAGGAGTACTTAGACTTGGTGGCCCTGGGGACCGTTGCCGATGTGGTTCCCCTGGTGGATGAGAACCGGATCTTGGTGAAGTTCGGGCTGGAACAGTTAGCCCGGACCAGACGTATTGGGTTACGGGCCCTGTTGGAGCTGACCCAACTAGAGGGGGAGCTGCTGGAGGCCTATCACGTGGGTTTTGTGTTGGCTCCCCGGCTCAATGCCGCAGGGCGCATGGATCACGCTCTGGGTGCCTTAGAGTTGCTGCTGACCACGGATCTCCACCGGGCCCGGGAGCTTGCCCAGCATCTGGACCGGATCAACCGGCAGCGCCAAGTGGACGAGGCCCGGATCGTGGAGGAGGCGGAAGGGATGATCCAGGACCGGGGTCTGCTAAAAGACCGGGCTTTAGTCCTTGCCAGCCCCAACTGGTCTTCGGGGATCGTGGGCATTGCCGCCTCCCGGTTGGTGGAACGCTATCACCGGCCGACGATTCTAATCGCCCTGGATGAGGGCTTGGGGAAGGGCTCGGGCAGAAGCATCCCCGGTTTCGACCTGTATGAAGCCTTGGGGGCTTGCCAGGGGAGCCTTGTTGGCTACGGTGGCCATACCATGGCCGCAGGACTTTCGGTGCAGGAGGAATTGTGGAACCGATTTGCCCAGGAGTTTGTGGCCTATGCTAATCACCGGCTTACCCCGGAGGATATTGTACCCCGGTTGGAGATCGATACCTTGGTAGATCTAGATGAGCTGGATTTGGCTTTGGTGGATGAGGTGGCAGCTTTAGCCCCCTTTGGCCCGGGAAACCCTCGGCCCTTGTTCGGTTGTCGGGATGTGACGGTACAAAGTTACCGGCGGGTGGGCAATGGCGATGCCCATCTGCAGCTTTGGGTCCGGCAGGGGGATCGGCAACTGGCCTGTATTGGCTTTCGTATGGGTGACCGGGAAGAGGTGCTCACTGCCCAGGTGGATCTGGCCTTTCGGGTGGCGAAGAACCAGTGGCAGGGGGAGGTCTCCCTCCAAGGGCAACTGGTGGATGTGCGCCCCTCTGTCTTGCCCCAGGCCTACCACCGGGCCCGACAGGTGTATGATGGCAGGGCTTGCACGAACAAGGCCCAGTATTTGGCGGAACTTTTGCCCTGGGAGGGGAAGATCACCGTGTATGCGGGGGTGGTTCCCGCCACCGATGAAGAGCTTGCCCTGTGGCAGCGGGCCGGCTTTACCCTAAAGGAAGAACGGACCTTTACCGGGGAGGGAGGGCTTGTCCGGCTGGAGCATCCGGCGGGAACGGTCCGACTTGTCCACAGTCTGTACCTTGGGGAAGAGGTTCTTGCGAAGATGGGGGATGGGGCCCTGGGGGTGTGGGGAATGCCCTTGGGGTACGGGGAGTTGGTCCGGTTGCTGACCTTGGTGCCAGCGTCGCGGATCTATTTCCTGATCAGTGATGACCAGGTGAATAAGACCAAGGAACTGTTGCCCTTTTTGTGTCCCGACCGGAAGACCTTGGGTCGGGCCTACCGACAGCTTCAGCCGGGGTGCACCCTAGAGGAGTTTACGGGATTTGTGCGGGACGAACTTTTGGGGTTAAAGGGCATCGAACCGGGCAAGGCCCTGACGAATCTTGTGGTCCGGGGGATTCTGGAGATCTTTTGCGACCTGGGTTTGCTCCAGCAGGACGGGGGTTATCTGTCGGTAAGCCATCCTGGACGCAAGCTAGACTTAACCTCATCGATTCGTTATAATGAGAATAAATTCCTTGTCAAGACCTTTCACCGGTTTTCCCGGTATGTGCTTACCCAACCGGTGGAGAAGATTCTTGGGGATTTGAACAGCTTAGAGACTGGTGCAACTAGGAGGGTACTTGGTGGATCTCAAATCAATGATCAGGGAGGTTTTGGACTTCCCCAAGGAGGGCGTTAG